A portion of the Equus quagga isolate Etosha38 chromosome 17, UCLA_HA_Equagga_1.0, whole genome shotgun sequence genome contains these proteins:
- the SLC23A3 gene encoding solute carrier family 23 member 3 isoform X3, with translation MSRPGPHPTQLCSEGSQDAPLPPPPPPPPPAVPKPSSHSGASLGGPPPWGLSCLLALQHILVLASLLCASHLLLLRSLPQGGLSYSPAQLLASSLFSCGVSTTLQTWMGSRLPLVQAPSLEFLVPALVLTSQKLPLAIQTPGNWTKMLWRRDPPLEVVTKSRLRSTRLSRLSSLCPLLHSTRLILLMVVCSQHLGSCQLPPCPWRPASTSAPHTRIPAFRLLSVLIPVACGWIVAALLGLSVIPLELSAPSKAPWFWLPHPAEWDWPLLTPRALAAGISMALAASTSSLGCYALCGRLLQLPSPPPHACSRGLSLEGLGSVLAGLLGSPIGIASSFPNVGTVSLVQAGSRRVAHLVGLLCMALGLSPRLAQLLTTIPLSVLGGVLGVTQAVVLSTGFSSFHLADIDSGRNVFIVGFSIFMALLLPRWLQEAPVLLSTGWSPLDVLLHSLLTEPIFLAGLLGFLLENTIPGTRLERGLGQELPSHFAAQEAWMPKKCREKAAQEYELPFPIQNLCPCIPQPLRCLCPLPEVPAKEEGGPSEPGETADLLPSFGEQCPGSSRELRSQ, from the exons ATGAGCCGACCAGGCCCCCATCCCACCCAGCTGTGCTCCGAGGGCTCCCAGGATGCTCCCCTGCCAccgccaccaccgccaccaccacctgCTGTCCCAAAGCCCTCTTCTCACTCTGGGGCCTCTCTGGGCGGGCCTCCTCCTTGGGGCCTCAGCTGCCTTCTGGCTCTGCAG CATATCTTGGTCCTGGCTTCTCTGCTCTGTGCCTCCCACCTGCTCCTGCTTCGAAGTCTCCCCCAAGGAGGACTTTCTTACTCTCCTGCCCAGCTCCTGGCCTCCAGCCTTTTCTCATGCGGTGTGTCTACTACCCTGCAAACTTGGATGGGCAGCAG GCTGCCTCTTGTCCAGGCTCCATCTTTAGAGTTCCTTGTCCCCGCTCTGGTGCTGACCAGCCAGAAGCTACCTTTGGCCATCCAGACACCTGGAAACT GGACTAAGATGCTCTGGAGGAGGGACCCACCCCTGGAAGTAGTTACGAAGTCCAGGCTGAGGTCAACTCGATTGAGCAGACTGtcttctctttgtcctcttcTCCACTCCACCAG GCTTATCCTGCTCATGGTGGTCTGCTCTCAGCACCTGGGCTCCTGCCAGTTACCCCCATGCCCCTGGAGGCCAGCCTCAACCTCAGCACCTCACACCCGCATCCCTGCCTTCCGGCTCCTCTCG GTGCTGATCCCGGTGGCCTGTGGGTGGATCGTCGCTGCCCTTCTGGGTCTCAGCGTCATCCCCCTGGAGCTGTCTGCCCCCTCCAAGGCACCCTGGTTTTGGTTGCCTCACCCAG ctgAGTGGGACTGGCCCTTGCTGACACCCAGGGCTCTGGCTGCAGGCATCTCCATGGCCTTGGCAGCCTCCACCAGCTCCCTGGGCTGCTACGCCCTGTGTGGCCGGCTGCTGCAGTTGCCTTCTCCACCTCCGCATGCCTGCAGCCGAGGGCTGAGCCTGGAGGGGCTGGGCAGTGTGCTGGCCGGGCTGTTGGGGAGCCCCATAGGCATTGCATCCAGCTTCCCCAACGTGGGCACAGTGAGTCTTGTCCAG GCTGGATCTCGGCGAGTGGCCCACTTGGTGGGGCTGCTCTGCATGGCGCTTGGGCTCTCCCCAAGGCTGGCCCAGCTCCTCACCACCATCCCGCTGTCTGTGCTTG GTGGGGTGCTGGGGGTGACCCAGGCCGTGGTTCTGTCTACTGGATTCTCCAGCTTCCACCTGGCTGACATTGACTCCGGGCGGAATGTCTTCATTGTTGGCTTCTCCATCTTCATGGCCTTGCTGCTACCAAGATGGCTTCAGGAAGCCCCAGTCCTCCTGAGCACAG GCTGGAGCCCCTTGGATGTGTTACTGCACTCGTTGCTCACAGAGCCCATCTTCCTGGCTGGACTTTTGGGCTTCCTCCTGGAGAACACCATTCCTG GCACACGGCTTGAACGAGGCCTAGGTCAAGAGCTGCCATCTCATTTCGCTGCCCAAGAGGCATGGATGCCTAAGAAGTGCAGGGAGAAGGCTGCTCAAGAGTACGAGCTTCCTTTCCCCATCCAAAACCTGTGTCCCtgcatcccccagcccctccgTTGCCTCTGTCCGCTGCCTGAAGTCCCCgcgaaggaggaaggagggcccTCTGAGCCAGGAGAGACAGCTGACTTGCTGCCTAGCTTTGGGGAGCAGTGCCCAGGGTCTAGCAGAGAACTTAGGTCCCAGTAA
- the SLC23A3 gene encoding solute carrier family 23 member 3 isoform X2 — MSRPGPHPTQLCSEGSQDAPLPPPPPPPPPAVPKPSSHSGASLGGPPPWGLSCLLALQHILVLASLLCASHLLLLRSLPQGGLSYSPAQLLASSLFSCGVSTTLQTWMGSRLPLVQAPSLEFLVPALVLTSQKLPLAIQTPGNSSLVLRLCRGPGCPGLEPWNASLREVSGAVVVSGLLQGMLGLLGGPGHLFPHCGPLVLAPSLVVAGLSAHREVALFCSTHWGLALLLILLMVVCSQHLGSCQLPPCPWRPASTSAPHTRIPAFRLLSVLIPVACGWIVAALLGLSVIPLELSAPSKAPWFWLPHPAEWDWPLLTPRALAAGISMALAASTSSLGCYALCGRLLQLPSPPPHACSRGLSLEGLGSVLAGLLGSPIGIASSFPNVGTVSLVQAGSRRVAHLVGLLCMALGLSPRLAQLLTTIPLSVLGGVLGVTQAVVLSTGFSSFHLADIDSGRNVFIVGFSIFMALLLPRWLQEAPVLLSTGTRLERGLGQELPSHFAAQEAWMPKKCREKAAQEYELPFPIQNLCPCIPQPLRCLCPLPEVPAKEEGGPSEPGETADLLPSFGEQCPGSSRELRSQ; from the exons ATGAGCCGACCAGGCCCCCATCCCACCCAGCTGTGCTCCGAGGGCTCCCAGGATGCTCCCCTGCCAccgccaccaccgccaccaccacctgCTGTCCCAAAGCCCTCTTCTCACTCTGGGGCCTCTCTGGGCGGGCCTCCTCCTTGGGGCCTCAGCTGCCTTCTGGCTCTGCAG CATATCTTGGTCCTGGCTTCTCTGCTCTGTGCCTCCCACCTGCTCCTGCTTCGAAGTCTCCCCCAAGGAGGACTTTCTTACTCTCCTGCCCAGCTCCTGGCCTCCAGCCTTTTCTCATGCGGTGTGTCTACTACCCTGCAAACTTGGATGGGCAGCAG GCTGCCTCTTGTCCAGGCTCCATCTTTAGAGTTCCTTGTCCCCGCTCTGGTGCTGACCAGCCAGAAGCTACCTTTGGCCATCCAGACACCTGGAAACT cctccctcgTGCTGCGCCTGTGTAGGGGGCCTGGCTGCCCTGGCCTGGAGCCCTGGAACGCCTCTCTCCGAGAG GTGTCCGGGGCCGTGGTGGTGTCTGGGCTGCTGCAGGGCATGCTGGGACTGCTGGGGGGTCCTGGCCACTTGTTCCCCCACTGTGGGCCCCTCGTGCTGGCCCCCAGCCTGGTTGTGGCAGGGCTCTCTGCCCACAGGGAGGTGGCCCTGTTCTGCTCCACGCACTGGGGCCTGGCTTTGCT GCTTATCCTGCTCATGGTGGTCTGCTCTCAGCACCTGGGCTCCTGCCAGTTACCCCCATGCCCCTGGAGGCCAGCCTCAACCTCAGCACCTCACACCCGCATCCCTGCCTTCCGGCTCCTCTCG GTGCTGATCCCGGTGGCCTGTGGGTGGATCGTCGCTGCCCTTCTGGGTCTCAGCGTCATCCCCCTGGAGCTGTCTGCCCCCTCCAAGGCACCCTGGTTTTGGTTGCCTCACCCAG ctgAGTGGGACTGGCCCTTGCTGACACCCAGGGCTCTGGCTGCAGGCATCTCCATGGCCTTGGCAGCCTCCACCAGCTCCCTGGGCTGCTACGCCCTGTGTGGCCGGCTGCTGCAGTTGCCTTCTCCACCTCCGCATGCCTGCAGCCGAGGGCTGAGCCTGGAGGGGCTGGGCAGTGTGCTGGCCGGGCTGTTGGGGAGCCCCATAGGCATTGCATCCAGCTTCCCCAACGTGGGCACAGTGAGTCTTGTCCAG GCTGGATCTCGGCGAGTGGCCCACTTGGTGGGGCTGCTCTGCATGGCGCTTGGGCTCTCCCCAAGGCTGGCCCAGCTCCTCACCACCATCCCGCTGTCTGTGCTTG GTGGGGTGCTGGGGGTGACCCAGGCCGTGGTTCTGTCTACTGGATTCTCCAGCTTCCACCTGGCTGACATTGACTCCGGGCGGAATGTCTTCATTGTTGGCTTCTCCATCTTCATGGCCTTGCTGCTACCAAGATGGCTTCAGGAAGCCCCAGTCCTCCTGAGCACAG GCACACGGCTTGAACGAGGCCTAGGTCAAGAGCTGCCATCTCATTTCGCTGCCCAAGAGGCATGGATGCCTAAGAAGTGCAGGGAGAAGGCTGCTCAAGAGTACGAGCTTCCTTTCCCCATCCAAAACCTGTGTCCCtgcatcccccagcccctccgTTGCCTCTGTCCGCTGCCTGAAGTCCCCgcgaaggaggaaggagggcccTCTGAGCCAGGAGAGACAGCTGACTTGCTGCCTAGCTTTGGGGAGCAGTGCCCAGGGTCTAGCAGAGAACTTAGGTCCCAGTAA
- the SLC23A3 gene encoding solute carrier family 23 member 3 isoform X4 encodes MAALPVAQEPPGKTSGSQDNTKAGQHEPTRPPSHPAVLRGLPGCSPATATTATTTCCPKALFSLWGLSGRASSLGPQLPSGSAAYLGPGFSALCLPPAPASKSPPRRTFLLSCPAPGLQPFLMRCVYYPANLDGQQAASCPGSIFRVPCPRSGADQPEATFGHPDTWKLLILLMVVCSQHLGSCQLPPCPWRPASTSAPHTRIPAFRLLSVLIPVACGWIVAALLGLSVIPLELSAPSKAPWFWLPHPAEWDWPLLTPRALAAGISMALAASTSSLGCYALCGRLLQLPSPPPHACSRGLSLEGLGSVLAGLLGSPIGIASSFPNVGTVSLVQAGSRRVAHLVGLLCMALGLSPRLAQLLTTIPLSVLGGVLGVTQAVVLSTGFSSFHLADIDSGRNVFIVGFSIFMALLLPRWLQEAPVLLSTGWSPLDVLLHSLLTEPIFLAGLLGFLLENTIPGTRLERGLGQELPSHFAAQEAWMPKKCREKAAQEYELPFPIQNLCPCIPQPLRCLCPLPEVPAKEEGGPSEPGETADLLPSFGEQCPGSSRELRSQ; translated from the exons ATGGCAGCACTGCCTGTGGCACAGGAGCCGCCAGGAAAGACCAGT GGCAGCCAAGACAACACAAAGGCAGGGCAGCATGAGCCGACCAGGCCCCCATCCCACCCAGCTGTGCTCCGAGGGCTCCCAGGATGCTCCCCTGCCAccgccaccaccgccaccaccacctgCTGTCCCAAAGCCCTCTTCTCACTCTGGGGCCTCTCTGGGCGGGCCTCCTCCTTGGGGCCTCAGCTGCCTTCTGGCTCTGCAG CATATCTTGGTCCTGGCTTCTCTGCTCTGTGCCTCCCACCTGCTCCTGCTTCGAAGTCTCCCCCAAGGAGGACTTTCTTACTCTCCTGCCCAGCTCCTGGCCTCCAGCCTTTTCTCATGCGGTGTGTCTACTACCCTGCAAACTTGGATGGGCAGCAG GCTGCCTCTTGTCCAGGCTCCATCTTTAGAGTTCCTTGTCCCCGCTCTGGTGCTGACCAGCCAGAAGCTACCTTTGGCCATCCAGACACCTGGAAACT GCTTATCCTGCTCATGGTGGTCTGCTCTCAGCACCTGGGCTCCTGCCAGTTACCCCCATGCCCCTGGAGGCCAGCCTCAACCTCAGCACCTCACACCCGCATCCCTGCCTTCCGGCTCCTCTCG GTGCTGATCCCGGTGGCCTGTGGGTGGATCGTCGCTGCCCTTCTGGGTCTCAGCGTCATCCCCCTGGAGCTGTCTGCCCCCTCCAAGGCACCCTGGTTTTGGTTGCCTCACCCAG ctgAGTGGGACTGGCCCTTGCTGACACCCAGGGCTCTGGCTGCAGGCATCTCCATGGCCTTGGCAGCCTCCACCAGCTCCCTGGGCTGCTACGCCCTGTGTGGCCGGCTGCTGCAGTTGCCTTCTCCACCTCCGCATGCCTGCAGCCGAGGGCTGAGCCTGGAGGGGCTGGGCAGTGTGCTGGCCGGGCTGTTGGGGAGCCCCATAGGCATTGCATCCAGCTTCCCCAACGTGGGCACAGTGAGTCTTGTCCAG GCTGGATCTCGGCGAGTGGCCCACTTGGTGGGGCTGCTCTGCATGGCGCTTGGGCTCTCCCCAAGGCTGGCCCAGCTCCTCACCACCATCCCGCTGTCTGTGCTTG GTGGGGTGCTGGGGGTGACCCAGGCCGTGGTTCTGTCTACTGGATTCTCCAGCTTCCACCTGGCTGACATTGACTCCGGGCGGAATGTCTTCATTGTTGGCTTCTCCATCTTCATGGCCTTGCTGCTACCAAGATGGCTTCAGGAAGCCCCAGTCCTCCTGAGCACAG GCTGGAGCCCCTTGGATGTGTTACTGCACTCGTTGCTCACAGAGCCCATCTTCCTGGCTGGACTTTTGGGCTTCCTCCTGGAGAACACCATTCCTG GCACACGGCTTGAACGAGGCCTAGGTCAAGAGCTGCCATCTCATTTCGCTGCCCAAGAGGCATGGATGCCTAAGAAGTGCAGGGAGAAGGCTGCTCAAGAGTACGAGCTTCCTTTCCCCATCCAAAACCTGTGTCCCtgcatcccccagcccctccgTTGCCTCTGTCCGCTGCCTGAAGTCCCCgcgaaggaggaaggagggcccTCTGAGCCAGGAGAGACAGCTGACTTGCTGCCTAGCTTTGGGGAGCAGTGCCCAGGGTCTAGCAGAGAACTTAGGTCCCAGTAA
- the SLC23A3 gene encoding solute carrier family 23 member 3 isoform X5 has product MSRPGPHPTQLCSEGSQDAPLPPPPPPPPPAVPKPSSHSGASLGGPPPWGLSCLLALQHILVLASLLCASHLLLLRSLPQGGLSYSPAQLLASSLFSCGVSTTLQTWMGSRLPLVQAPSLEFLVPALVLTSQKLPLAIQTPGNSSLVLRLCRGPGCPGLEPWNASLREVSGAVVVSGLLQGMLGLLGGPGHLFPHCGPLVLAPSLVVAGLSAHREVALFCSTHWGLALLLILLMVVCSQHLGSCQLPPCPWRPASTSAPHTRIPAFRLLSVLIPVACGWIVAALLGLSVIPLELSAPSKAPWFWLPHPAEWDWPLLTPRALAAGISMALAASTSSLGCYALCGRLLQLPSPPPHACSRGLSLEGLGSVLAGLLGSPIGIASSFPNVGTVSLVQAGSRRVAHLVGLLCMALGLSPRLAQLLTTIPLSVLGGVLGVTQAVVLSTGFSSFHLADIDSGRNVFIVGFSIFMALLLPRWLQEAPVLLSTGNIWQCLETFLAVTNRGVGIVIGI; this is encoded by the exons ATGAGCCGACCAGGCCCCCATCCCACCCAGCTGTGCTCCGAGGGCTCCCAGGATGCTCCCCTGCCAccgccaccaccgccaccaccacctgCTGTCCCAAAGCCCTCTTCTCACTCTGGGGCCTCTCTGGGCGGGCCTCCTCCTTGGGGCCTCAGCTGCCTTCTGGCTCTGCAG CATATCTTGGTCCTGGCTTCTCTGCTCTGTGCCTCCCACCTGCTCCTGCTTCGAAGTCTCCCCCAAGGAGGACTTTCTTACTCTCCTGCCCAGCTCCTGGCCTCCAGCCTTTTCTCATGCGGTGTGTCTACTACCCTGCAAACTTGGATGGGCAGCAG GCTGCCTCTTGTCCAGGCTCCATCTTTAGAGTTCCTTGTCCCCGCTCTGGTGCTGACCAGCCAGAAGCTACCTTTGGCCATCCAGACACCTGGAAACT cctccctcgTGCTGCGCCTGTGTAGGGGGCCTGGCTGCCCTGGCCTGGAGCCCTGGAACGCCTCTCTCCGAGAG GTGTCCGGGGCCGTGGTGGTGTCTGGGCTGCTGCAGGGCATGCTGGGACTGCTGGGGGGTCCTGGCCACTTGTTCCCCCACTGTGGGCCCCTCGTGCTGGCCCCCAGCCTGGTTGTGGCAGGGCTCTCTGCCCACAGGGAGGTGGCCCTGTTCTGCTCCACGCACTGGGGCCTGGCTTTGCT GCTTATCCTGCTCATGGTGGTCTGCTCTCAGCACCTGGGCTCCTGCCAGTTACCCCCATGCCCCTGGAGGCCAGCCTCAACCTCAGCACCTCACACCCGCATCCCTGCCTTCCGGCTCCTCTCG GTGCTGATCCCGGTGGCCTGTGGGTGGATCGTCGCTGCCCTTCTGGGTCTCAGCGTCATCCCCCTGGAGCTGTCTGCCCCCTCCAAGGCACCCTGGTTTTGGTTGCCTCACCCAG ctgAGTGGGACTGGCCCTTGCTGACACCCAGGGCTCTGGCTGCAGGCATCTCCATGGCCTTGGCAGCCTCCACCAGCTCCCTGGGCTGCTACGCCCTGTGTGGCCGGCTGCTGCAGTTGCCTTCTCCACCTCCGCATGCCTGCAGCCGAGGGCTGAGCCTGGAGGGGCTGGGCAGTGTGCTGGCCGGGCTGTTGGGGAGCCCCATAGGCATTGCATCCAGCTTCCCCAACGTGGGCACAGTGAGTCTTGTCCAG GCTGGATCTCGGCGAGTGGCCCACTTGGTGGGGCTGCTCTGCATGGCGCTTGGGCTCTCCCCAAGGCTGGCCCAGCTCCTCACCACCATCCCGCTGTCTGTGCTTG GTGGGGTGCTGGGGGTGACCCAGGCCGTGGTTCTGTCTACTGGATTCTCCAGCTTCCACCTGGCTGACATTGACTCCGGGCGGAATGTCTTCATTGTTGGCTTCTCCATCTTCATGGCCTTGCTGCTACCAAGATGGCTTCAGGAAGCCCCAGTCCTCCTGAGCACAG ggaacatttggcaatgtctggagacatttttggctgttacaaacaGGGGAGTGGGGATTGTCATTGGCATTTAG
- the SLC23A3 gene encoding solute carrier family 23 member 3 isoform X1 — translation MSRPGPHPTQLCSEGSQDAPLPPPPPPPPPAVPKPSSHSGASLGGPPPWGLSCLLALQHILVLASLLCASHLLLLRSLPQGGLSYSPAQLLASSLFSCGVSTTLQTWMGSRLPLVQAPSLEFLVPALVLTSQKLPLAIQTPGNSSLVLRLCRGPGCPGLEPWNASLREVSGAVVVSGLLQGMLGLLGGPGHLFPHCGPLVLAPSLVVAGLSAHREVALFCSTHWGLALLLILLMVVCSQHLGSCQLPPCPWRPASTSAPHTRIPAFRLLSVLIPVACGWIVAALLGLSVIPLELSAPSKAPWFWLPHPAEWDWPLLTPRALAAGISMALAASTSSLGCYALCGRLLQLPSPPPHACSRGLSLEGLGSVLAGLLGSPIGIASSFPNVGTVSLVQAGSRRVAHLVGLLCMALGLSPRLAQLLTTIPLSVLGGVLGVTQAVVLSTGFSSFHLADIDSGRNVFIVGFSIFMALLLPRWLQEAPVLLSTGWSPLDVLLHSLLTEPIFLAGLLGFLLENTIPGTRLERGLGQELPSHFAAQEAWMPKKCREKAAQEYELPFPIQNLCPCIPQPLRCLCPLPEVPAKEEGGPSEPGETADLLPSFGEQCPGSSRELRSQ, via the exons ATGAGCCGACCAGGCCCCCATCCCACCCAGCTGTGCTCCGAGGGCTCCCAGGATGCTCCCCTGCCAccgccaccaccgccaccaccacctgCTGTCCCAAAGCCCTCTTCTCACTCTGGGGCCTCTCTGGGCGGGCCTCCTCCTTGGGGCCTCAGCTGCCTTCTGGCTCTGCAG CATATCTTGGTCCTGGCTTCTCTGCTCTGTGCCTCCCACCTGCTCCTGCTTCGAAGTCTCCCCCAAGGAGGACTTTCTTACTCTCCTGCCCAGCTCCTGGCCTCCAGCCTTTTCTCATGCGGTGTGTCTACTACCCTGCAAACTTGGATGGGCAGCAG GCTGCCTCTTGTCCAGGCTCCATCTTTAGAGTTCCTTGTCCCCGCTCTGGTGCTGACCAGCCAGAAGCTACCTTTGGCCATCCAGACACCTGGAAACT cctccctcgTGCTGCGCCTGTGTAGGGGGCCTGGCTGCCCTGGCCTGGAGCCCTGGAACGCCTCTCTCCGAGAG GTGTCCGGGGCCGTGGTGGTGTCTGGGCTGCTGCAGGGCATGCTGGGACTGCTGGGGGGTCCTGGCCACTTGTTCCCCCACTGTGGGCCCCTCGTGCTGGCCCCCAGCCTGGTTGTGGCAGGGCTCTCTGCCCACAGGGAGGTGGCCCTGTTCTGCTCCACGCACTGGGGCCTGGCTTTGCT GCTTATCCTGCTCATGGTGGTCTGCTCTCAGCACCTGGGCTCCTGCCAGTTACCCCCATGCCCCTGGAGGCCAGCCTCAACCTCAGCACCTCACACCCGCATCCCTGCCTTCCGGCTCCTCTCG GTGCTGATCCCGGTGGCCTGTGGGTGGATCGTCGCTGCCCTTCTGGGTCTCAGCGTCATCCCCCTGGAGCTGTCTGCCCCCTCCAAGGCACCCTGGTTTTGGTTGCCTCACCCAG ctgAGTGGGACTGGCCCTTGCTGACACCCAGGGCTCTGGCTGCAGGCATCTCCATGGCCTTGGCAGCCTCCACCAGCTCCCTGGGCTGCTACGCCCTGTGTGGCCGGCTGCTGCAGTTGCCTTCTCCACCTCCGCATGCCTGCAGCCGAGGGCTGAGCCTGGAGGGGCTGGGCAGTGTGCTGGCCGGGCTGTTGGGGAGCCCCATAGGCATTGCATCCAGCTTCCCCAACGTGGGCACAGTGAGTCTTGTCCAG GCTGGATCTCGGCGAGTGGCCCACTTGGTGGGGCTGCTCTGCATGGCGCTTGGGCTCTCCCCAAGGCTGGCCCAGCTCCTCACCACCATCCCGCTGTCTGTGCTTG GTGGGGTGCTGGGGGTGACCCAGGCCGTGGTTCTGTCTACTGGATTCTCCAGCTTCCACCTGGCTGACATTGACTCCGGGCGGAATGTCTTCATTGTTGGCTTCTCCATCTTCATGGCCTTGCTGCTACCAAGATGGCTTCAGGAAGCCCCAGTCCTCCTGAGCACAG GCTGGAGCCCCTTGGATGTGTTACTGCACTCGTTGCTCACAGAGCCCATCTTCCTGGCTGGACTTTTGGGCTTCCTCCTGGAGAACACCATTCCTG GCACACGGCTTGAACGAGGCCTAGGTCAAGAGCTGCCATCTCATTTCGCTGCCCAAGAGGCATGGATGCCTAAGAAGTGCAGGGAGAAGGCTGCTCAAGAGTACGAGCTTCCTTTCCCCATCCAAAACCTGTGTCCCtgcatcccccagcccctccgTTGCCTCTGTCCGCTGCCTGAAGTCCCCgcgaaggaggaaggagggcccTCTGAGCCAGGAGAGACAGCTGACTTGCTGCCTAGCTTTGGGGAGCAGTGCCCAGGGTCTAGCAGAGAACTTAGGTCCCAGTAA